The following are encoded together in the Chitinivibrio alkaliphilus ACht1 genome:
- a CDS encoding GspE/PulE family protein — MEKGRSSVRGISVQRSGNTSPLSRRFGEYLVETGRVSSEDIRRAVRIQKQEKVRLGEALVRMGLMDDIAVARVLAEKSGCDFSEVVPEPAAEALKLLPERMARSYALLAVGYDDDVLRLACDRPLPDHLRRTVERRVKGAVYPIICPTGRLKNSIALAYTGDSTVSTEDMSTVEIIEKIIIRAVKWKASDIHIEPLQERVRIRYRIDGVLQEVESCGLHAFKAMISRIKVLARLNIAEKRAPQDGAISFRKGGVSVDLRVSCLPSLYGEKVVMRLLAGTDEKITLAMIGLSSAHKDAFSAAIGRPYGIVLIVGPTGSGKSTTLSAALHHINRREINIVTVEDPVEYKIPGITQVHVGQSDKLTFSSALRAILRQDPDVIMVGETRDRETAEISLRAALTGHMVFTTLHTNDAPGALPRLVDMGCEPFLVSSSVTGVLAQRLVRKLCPHCREETVLSPAQWSSIGTEPVKKPVYAPRGCSLCNGIGYKGRVGLFEYLPVTSAIQKAVMAGASGDQLTVVARQEKMTTLREDGIEKMVHGVTSFEEVIRVTVE, encoded by the coding sequence ATGGAGAAGGGTAGATCCTCCGTGCGGGGGATTTCAGTACAAAGGTCGGGGAATACCTCGCCCTTGTCTCGTCGCTTTGGAGAGTATCTTGTGGAAACGGGGCGGGTTTCTTCGGAGGATATTCGCCGGGCGGTGCGTATACAAAAACAGGAGAAGGTTCGTCTGGGAGAAGCCCTGGTGAGAATGGGGTTGATGGATGATATTGCCGTGGCGCGTGTACTGGCAGAAAAGTCCGGTTGTGATTTTTCGGAGGTTGTCCCCGAGCCTGCGGCTGAAGCGCTGAAGCTTCTCCCCGAAAGGATGGCTCGGTCCTATGCGTTGCTTGCCGTGGGATATGATGATGATGTCTTACGCCTTGCCTGTGATCGCCCGCTTCCGGATCATCTGCGGCGAACTGTTGAACGACGAGTAAAGGGGGCTGTCTATCCGATTATCTGCCCCACCGGTCGTTTAAAAAATAGCATCGCCCTTGCCTATACCGGCGATTCGACGGTTTCCACTGAGGATATGTCAACGGTTGAAATTATTGAAAAAATTATTATTCGTGCGGTGAAGTGGAAAGCCTCGGATATTCATATTGAACCATTGCAGGAACGGGTTCGTATTCGCTATCGTATTGACGGGGTGTTACAGGAGGTGGAGTCCTGTGGTCTTCACGCTTTCAAGGCGATGATATCCCGAATCAAAGTATTGGCACGATTGAATATTGCGGAAAAGCGGGCACCGCAGGACGGGGCAATATCCTTTCGCAAGGGAGGGGTTTCCGTGGATCTTCGGGTCTCCTGTTTGCCGTCTTTATACGGAGAGAAGGTGGTCATGCGCCTTCTTGCTGGTACGGATGAGAAGATAACCCTTGCAATGATCGGACTTTCATCAGCGCATAAGGACGCCTTTTCTGCGGCTATAGGACGTCCTTACGGTATTGTATTGATTGTCGGGCCCACCGGTTCGGGGAAGTCCACCACTCTGAGTGCAGCTCTCCACCATATCAATCGGAGGGAAATTAATATTGTGACCGTGGAAGATCCGGTTGAGTATAAAATCCCCGGCATTACTCAAGTGCATGTGGGTCAAAGCGATAAGCTCACCTTTTCTTCTGCATTGCGCGCTATATTGCGACAGGACCCCGATGTTATTATGGTTGGGGAGACCCGTGACCGGGAAACTGCGGAAATATCCTTGCGAGCGGCTCTTACGGGGCATATGGTTTTTACAACCCTGCATACCAATGATGCCCCCGGGGCTCTTCCCCGGCTGGTTGACATGGGGTGTGAACCCTTCCTGGTAAGCTCTTCCGTGACGGGAGTATTGGCACAGCGACTGGTACGAAAGCTTTGTCCGCACTGTCGGGAAGAAACTGTGTTGAGTCCTGCTCAGTGGAGCAGCATTGGGACAGAGCCGGTAAAGAAACCTGTATATGCTCCGCGGGGGTGTTCTCTTTGCAACGGAATTGGGTATAAAGGTCGAGTGGGTCTTTTTGAATATCTTCCCGTAACTTCGGCAATACAAAAGGCGGTCATGGCGGGGGCTTCAGGGGATCAACTCACGGTGGTTGCCCGTCAGGAGAAAATGACAACCCTGCGTGAAGATGGTATAGAAAAAATGGTGCACGGGGTGACTTCCTTTGAGGAAGTTATTCGTGTAACCGTGGAGTAA